The following proteins are encoded in a genomic region of Synechococcus sp. ROS8604:
- a CDS encoding Ycf66 family protein encodes MLATLTGDLCLLAGLAVLLLPLLATELSRPRDGAWGAIVLLLGLVLVTSSDRLRGAPMLGVACAGLLISRLGAEVAQARWQQLSDEERQRLGSRERWTTSLQQLTTVLASLVSATADTLKSLKPAAKTGTNKRWVRPDESSTGADLDAPAGGEIKETTGTGEKKEANNNDDSSGDGDSNDAVKPEAQVTTPKRPKRWVRPDSPEPSLEAQEAPPPSNSDEAPDEALNGTSAEASTDRSEDGSKDTASNSASNSASNTARTDED; translated from the coding sequence ATGCTGGCCACTCTTACTGGAGATCTCTGTTTGCTGGCGGGGCTCGCCGTTCTGCTGCTGCCACTGCTCGCCACGGAACTCAGTCGTCCCCGCGATGGCGCCTGGGGAGCCATCGTTCTTCTGCTTGGCCTGGTCCTCGTGACCAGCAGTGATCGACTACGAGGCGCTCCCATGCTGGGAGTGGCCTGCGCTGGCTTGCTGATCAGCCGCCTCGGAGCAGAAGTCGCTCAGGCCCGCTGGCAACAACTCAGTGATGAGGAACGACAAAGACTTGGCTCCCGGGAACGCTGGACCACCAGCCTGCAACAACTCACCACCGTCTTGGCCAGCCTTGTGAGCGCAACGGCAGACACGCTCAAAAGCCTGAAACCAGCCGCAAAAACTGGAACCAACAAACGCTGGGTCCGCCCTGATGAGTCATCCACAGGGGCAGACCTCGACGCCCCTGCCGGTGGCGAAATCAAGGAAACAACTGGAACGGGTGAAAAAAAAGAAGCCAACAACAACGACGACAGCAGTGGCGATGGCGACAGCAACGACGCCGTCAAACCGGAAGCACAAGTCACAACGCCAAAACGCCCGAAGCGCTGGGTCCGCCCAGACAGCCCAGAACCATCCCTGGAAGCTCAGGAGGCACCTCCACCGTCCAACAGCGATGAAGCCCCAGATGAAGCCCTGAACGGAACCAGCGCTGAGGCGAGCACGGATCGCAGCGAAGACGGCAGTAAGGACACTGCCTCTAACAGCGCTTCCAACTCAGCTTCCAACACAGCACGCACCGACGAAGACTGA